A single window of Rhipicephalus microplus isolate Deutch F79 chromosome 5, USDA_Rmic, whole genome shotgun sequence DNA harbors:
- the LOC119174242 gene encoding innexin inx2, whose protein sequence is MDKLFFTDSFKKILRVGKVQTDNNVFRLHYRFTGLFLLACSVLVSATQFFGNPIYCVAHDAIPEPVMNTYCWVEGTITLPRSLNATVGKQVAAPGVDQRRIKDGDEVIEHAYYQWVCFVLCLQAIMFYFPRWLWRSWEHGRIQALLLELNKPLLEHEKKDKQVDDVVDYFYVHRSQNQAYALRFFICEVINFINVIGQMYFIDKFLGGMFSTYGADVIRFMNEDPEVRVDPMTRVFPKMTKCRFHRFGTSGDVQKHDSICLLPLNIINEKIYVFLWFWLIILAVVTGVTLLYRIVVCAFPRYRYLLLKTLSRMVDSKSMDQLVMKAAYGDWFVLYLLKDNMQAYHFRDIVIKLSRKLASEKDPDYVDGPQNSTA, encoded by the coding sequence ATGGACAAGCTGTTCTTTACCGACTCGTTCAAGAAAATCCTGCGTGTGGGAAAAGTGCAGACAGACAACAATGTCTTCCGGCTCCACTACCGCTTCACGGGCCTCTTCCTGCTCGCCTGTAGCGTGCTCGTCAGTGCCACGCAGTTCTTCGGCAACCCAATCTACTGCGTGGCCCACGACGCCATACCAGAGCCTGTGATGAATACGTACTGCTGGGTGGAAGGGACCATCACGCTACCCCGCTCACTGAACGCAACCGTGGGCAAGCAAGTCGCCGCACCCGGTGTTGACCAGCGCCGCATCAAGGATGGCGATGAGGTGATCGAGCATGCGTACTACCAGTGGGTCTGTTTCGTCCTGTGTCTGCAGGCCATCATGTTCTACTTCCCGCGATGGCTCTGGCGAAGTTGGGAGCACGGGCGCATCCAGGCGCTCCTCCTGGAGCTGAACAAACCACTGCTTGAACACGAGAAGAAGGATAAGCAGGTAGACGACGTGGTGGACTACTTCTACGTTCACCGTAGTCAGAACCAGGCATACGCACTGCGGTTCTTCATCTGCGAGGTCATAAATTTCATCAACGTGATCGGCCAGATGTACTTCATCGACAAGTTCCTCGGTGGAATGTTCTCGACGTACGGCGCCGACGTTATCCGCTTCATGAACGAAGACCCGGAGGTCAGGGTGGACCCCATGACACGCGTCTTTCCCAAGATGACTAAGTGCCGCTTCCACCGGTTCGGAACCTCCGGAGACGTGCAGAAGCACGACTCCATCTGTCTCCTGCCACTGAACATTATTAACGAGAAGATCTACGTCTTCCTCTGGTTCTGGCTCATTATCCTCGCAGTGGTCACGGGCGTCACGCTGCTCTACCGCATAGTGGTGTGCGCGTTTCCCCGTTACCGGTACCTGCTCTTGAAAACCCTCAGTCGCATGGTTGATTCCAAGTCCATGGATCAATTGGTGATGAAGGCTGCGTATGGCGATTGGTTTGTGCTATACCTGCTCAAGGACAACATGCAGGCGTACCACTTCCGCGACATCGTGATCAAGCTCTCTCGGAAACTGGCATCCGAGAAGGATCCGGATTACGTCGATGGACCACAAAACTCCACGGCATAG